In Salvelinus namaycush isolate Seneca chromosome 12, SaNama_1.0, whole genome shotgun sequence, the DNA window ggcctgaagaccaacaacgacgagacagcctacagggaggtgagagccctggcaTAGTGGTAGCAGGAAAATAACCACTCCCTCAAGagcaacaaaacaaaggagctgatagtAGACTACAACGCATCACCGGTGTCTCAGGAAGGCCAAGATCATCAATgacctcagccacccaagccTCAGCCTGTTCACCAACTACCATCTAGGTCtaggagacagtacaggtgcatcaaagctgggaccgagagactgataaacagcttctatctccaggccatcagaatgttaaaGAGTCGCCACTAGCCGGCCttcgcccagtaccctgcccttaGTCACGGTTAATAGCCGGTACCACCCGGTATTTTACCCTGTACCTTAGAGACTGCTTTGCCCAATGTACATAGAGTAATTGATCACtgggtcactttaataatgtttacatatggttttacccactttatatgtatatactgtattctagtcatgacTCATCCTATATAAACTAAtgctggcctcccgagtggcgcagtggtctaagctGTCCCACTAgggattctgggttcgagtccaggctctgtcgcagccggccgcgaccgagaGACCCAGGGGGAGCACAActgggggtaaaaaaaaaatatatatatatatatatatatatatataaattactgctctacacacaatacattcagaaagtagtcagaccccttgactttatccacattattttatgttagccttattttaaaatgtattaaataaattatCCTGAATCTACAcataatagcccataatgacaaagcaaaagcaggttaaTAGACATTTCTACAAATAACTATTGAGGTTTGCTATGAAACtcagaattgagctcaggtgcatcctttttccattaaTCAGCCTTgtaatgtttctacaacttgggagtccacttgtggtaaattcaattgattgggcatgatttggaaaggcacacacctgtttatataaggtcccacagttgacaataccagtcaaaagtttggacacacctactcattcaagggtctgttaatttgtactattttttacattgtgaagacatcaaaaatatgaaataacacatgtgaaatcatatagtaaccaaaagtgttaaacaaatcaaaatatattttagtagcttcaaagtagccaccctttgccttgacagctttgcacacacctggaatgagtaggtgtccaaacttttgactggtactataatatataaataaaatgatATTGCTCGTTCTAATATTGCTTAATTTATTGGAAACCGAACATGCTGTTTGATGGTGTGATATGGTCATCATTATACAATATTTGGCTCAGATAAGAGCTCAAGTAATAAGAGTATTTAGCTTCACAAAACATGCACATCAAACCAAAATAGCAAGCACTAAATGCAATGCCATTTTCCATTGACTATTTAATGGGCTGAGTAGTGATTGAAACCTCCACAGTGCAACTACACAATGAAACTTCAAAACAAATGAGACTTTTACATTAGTTTTTACTTGCATTTATGAATTATATACACATTACAAAAGCATGCAAAAATACATTTAAGAAAATAATTGATCAAAAAAACATTTCTAACTAGCCTATTAATTTAACCATGTGTTTCAACATAGTTTTACAAGACAAACCTTCAAAAAGACACCCCTATCAGTGAGTGATACATTGTGTGTACATGTAGATGACAGCAATGAGTTAACACTTCAGAAATATTTCACTTTTTTTCCTCTCTGACCGAGCCGACGGTACAATTTAATTGTCATTAACTGAAtttcaggatcaccacttttaatGTCAATTGCTTTCAAAAAGAAGTTCAAGGCATCATCAAGTTTCCCCTCAGAGAAAGATTGTTTTCCATTTTCCACATAGTTTTCATACATCTTTTCTTCAGTCATAGCTGAGGAatccctgttgttgttgttgacacatTCCACAGTCTGTAATGTGGAATCTTTTCCACTGGCACATTGGTCCATTCTTTCACTAGAAACAAGTTCATGATCACCGGTAGATTCCTCCAAAGAactttcttcctcctctcccattTCAGATTCTTCAACATGCATTGGCTCACTTCCACCTTCCTCACTTTCCTCTTCGTTCTCAGTGTTTAAGGTTTCCCCTGTAGGTTCCTCTTCCATGAGAGACTCATGAAATCCAGTCACCTCACTTGCCTCACAAGATCCAGTCACCTCACAAGATCCAGTCACCTCACTTTCCTCACTTGCATCATCAGTGTGCACCTGTAAAACCTCAGCTTCCATATCCTCATCAAGGTCCTCTACATGCTCAATCACGGAATCCACAAAGGAACGTCTTGAGGCCACAGATGTGTTCACTCCAAAGCTTTTCCTGGTTTTAAAGGAAATGGATCCAGATTTAACAGATTTTGGTGTGGAGGACCCAATACCATGGAATTCTTCGTCCAATTTCCTGTTCATCAAATGAGGCCTCTCATCTTCATCAATGTCATCCTCCTCACTATTGTAAATTAAAACTTTTTTCTTTTTCTTGAAAGAAGTAATGAATGAGTTATCTACAGTGTCATCTGCTTCAGAAACAGGGGAATTGACATGAACATCTGCTCCATTCTGTTCAACAGCTCCAGTCACAGAAGGCTTGTCATCTGCATTTAAGCTGACATCCATCTCTAGCTGGAAACCTGAATTTCCCACGATGGACTCGGATTCCTCCTCTGGGAACATATCACTAGCGCTGTCCTCTAACTGTAGATTGAAATTTCCTTCAAAAGACTCAAGTTCATCAACTTTGGAGGATGTTTCTGCATGACTTTCTAGGCTCTTGTTGGACATCTGTAGTAGCATAGAAAGTCTTTGATTCTTCTGGGATTTGACAGGTGAGATCTTCTGGTCCATTGTCAAGTCTTGGTGAAGTGACAAGTTCTGCCATTGTGGGGAACCATTGCCATTTGGCTGGTTGTCTTGTTCAACTTCAGAGGTAACATATCCTACGGCAACAATATCATCCTTTGCTTCTGATGACACATCCAAAATCTCTTGAGCGGAAGTGTAAATTGGCTCACCATCCAACAACACCTCAAGAGACTTGTCTATGGGAGAAAGATGGTTGCTCTTTATGAACTGTTCCTCAGTCGCAAATGTCACAGTGTGCCCTATAATCTCAATGCTTTCATCTACAGCTAGATCAATGAATTTGTTACTCAGATTGTGGATATCTTCCTCGTCACTAGACCCAGAATGGGTAAGATCCACCAACACAGGGGAGTTGAAGTTGTGGTTATGGCTAGGATAGGAGGGGCTGGGCTTTTCATACTTTGGCTTCTTCTCAGTTGACCCAATTGTATTGTGTTGAGGGGGTTTCCGCAGATGTGCCGGCTCAGTGTTTGACTCGATGCGCTCAGCAAGCTGCTGTTGCAACTCAGACTCCACCTTCATCAGCTCCTGAGCTTTCTGCACCCTGTTCTCTATGTACTTGTGAGCTTCCTGATCCTCAGGGTCATCTTCGTTGTTTTCTACTTCATGTGAGAACATGAGGTCATGATCAGATATTCCAAACATCTCCATGGAGTGAAGTTGGGCGATGTGTTCATCCAATTTAGGATCTGTGAGTCTTTGTCTCGAGTGCAGTGACTGCAGCTGCAGCTGTGTTGATGAGGATCGAGTGTCTTGTAGCGTGAAGAGTTCTTTCAGGTCTTGTTTGCTGAAGTACCGGAATGGATTTTTCTTGTCCCCGGTGGTCTGTCTGATCAAGGAGTCTTTGAAGACCTGCCGTCTGTAGATCTTCTCCTCCACTGTGCCACAAGTGATCAGTCTGTAGATGACAACGTTCTCCGTTTGTCCAATGCGGTAGGCCCGGTCAACGGCCTGGGCATCAGTGGCTGGATTCCAGCTGGGGTCAAAAATAACTACTCGGTTTGCTGCTGTCAATGTAATGCCAACTCCTCCCACTTGGGTGGTTAGGAGAAAGACCGAGTATTGCTTGTTGGTCTGGAACATTTGGATGCGCCGCTCTCTTTCTGTGAGGTGTGTTACTGTGCCATCAAGTCTCACAATCTTGAAACGCTTGTTCACTAGAACCCGTTCAAGAATGTCCAACATCTTCCTTGACTGAGAGAAAACAAGTGTGCGATGGCCTTCTTCCTTAAGGCTTTCCAAAAGTGAAATGAGAAACATCATCTTTCCAGATTCTGATATTAGTGTTTTATCAGATATGTTGTCGATTCTGTGTGCAGCAGATTCATTTTCATCATCATGATAGTTTGCACTTGTTCCTTCTTCTAGGCCTAACTGAGCGACAGCCCTGGCGGAGAGAAGTCTTGGGTGGTCACACAATTTCTTCAGGATATTCAGTTCAGCCAACGGTGACCTGGTGGTCATGAGCAGCTCCTTGATGTTATCTAGGGATAAGAACTGATTGTAGATTTCCTCCTGAACTGAGCTCAAGTATGTCCAAATGATTAGGTCATTCTTCCTGGTGAGGTTTGGCATTtctgcaccaccaccaccaccaccactactaggGACTTTGTTTTCAAGGTCCTTTTCACAGGCTATCACACGGTTTTGTGTTTTTCTCTGTACTTCTGCCTTTGTCCTCCTTAGGAAGTATGGATTTATGATGGCCATGAGGTTCTCCGACATCTTGAGCCCCAGGGCTTTCTCACCTGGGGTGGCATCCTTCTCTCTTGCACGGGTGATGGGACTTTCATACTCTGTTTTGAAGGTTTTAGAAGTACCAAGAAGTGCCCCTTGACAAGCAAAATCAAAAAGAGCCCACATTTCTCTCAGGTTATTCTGTACAGGGGTGCCTGTAAGAAGTACACGATTCCTGGCAGGAATCGCATGTGCACTTTTGGCTGTCTTGGTTGAGGAGGTTTTGATCTTGTGTGCCTCATCTAGGATTACATAATCCCATTTGAATTCTCTACCATTGTAAGACGAGAGAAGTTCCCAGTTAGTGATCAGCATTTGGTATGTAGTGATGATGACACCACCTCTTCTTTGAATCTTCTCCAAGTTCCTGTTGCGTTCCACTTTGCTTGTGCCATGAAACTCTTTGACTCTCATTCCAGGAGTCCATTTGGCAAATTCCTTGGTCCAGTTCTTGATGAGTGAGGTTGGCATGATGAGCAGGGTATGCTTTACCAAGTCAGCATCATACATACCAGAGAGAAACGATATGACCTGAATTGTCTTCCCTAAGCCCATGTCATCAGCTAGGATTCCTCCTTGACGACCATCTCTGTGGAGACCATACAAAAAAGCAACCCCCTCTTGCTGATGATCATACAGTTTGTCATATATTTCTTTGAAAAGCATTAGACCACTGTTGTTGACATTGACAAAATCTTCATCATCACTCTCTGAGCCTTGCTGTGCCATCTCTTTTATAGCCTCCTGAAGTTTCTTTATCCTGCTCCAAAGTTTATCACCAGGGTGGATGTCATGGGCCAGCTTGAACAGTTCCAATGATTTTGTCATATTTCCTTGTCTGGCAGCATCTTTTCCATCCTTGATGTACCTTTAAAAGAAAGAAAACACTTGTAAATGTGTTGAATTAGACAAGTCAGTAATCTATATCATAATAGTATATCGTGTATGATACCGCTGTTGAAAAACAGCACAAAAAGCATTGCTCCGCAGCAGTTAAAATCTTGGTATGAAAGAATGTATGACAAAATGTCTGCAGTGGAGACATTTCCATCTCGTCATTAAGACCAGTTTCCACTTCTCAGCCTAGAGCCGGAAGGATATACCGTAAATTACCGACATTGCCTTCCTCTTACACAAGCAAAATTGTTTTGATCTGTAATTTTCATTGATTATGCTATAGAAAGTTCTTGCAGGTTTGTTTGCTCAAAAAACATTATTTGGTCACCAGTAGCCTTGTGCATTATATTGATTCCTGCtatgaaataatctgcctgtataAGGCTGAATTAGAACTACGTTGAAATCACAATATTGACATGTAATATCTATATAGCAAGAGATTCAAATTCCATGCAATATTTTGAAACACCACCAAGCCATGTGTGACAGTATAGTTTACTCCGCATGTCAGCCCTCTCCTCTTGCGGCtgcttcccacacacacacaccaagccctgCCCCCTGTCAATCAAGCAGCGCAGTTCCTTCTCCTTGCTATTAGATTCACTATAAATTTGCATGCCGTTAGGTCAAATGCAGTCAAAAGATTGTTCCAAACCAGAACAATGCTGCATTCCACCTAGCTCCTTAATATAAATCATTCCATTTcaatgattccaacagttcacccaagtgtatTGATCTATATCCCAAATAAAAATCTCTATATATTTTGCCCTTATCATGCAGCCCTAAGCCGGTCCCTGTTCCACTGCTGTGTGAGCGAGGTGCTGTgcgcacagagagggagagatacaacTACTGTTGTTTTTGTTAGAGGTACATATATGCCTTCGGTGACTATATTATTTATTTCTCAACATTAAGAAAATGGCACCACCTTACAATCTGAGTAGGCTTGTTTTGCAGGACATTTACAGTGACTATATCTAGTAACTCAGGCCTAGCGCTGGAAAGTTTTTGTAGGACATTAGAGATGAATTAATTACATGGTTCATATTTAAAGTTAGCAAAGGTTCCCACTTCCTCAGGTGGTTAATTATGTAGCATAGCCCTAAGCCTTATATGCACAAAAAGCAATCTGACCATTCTGGATACTATTTTGACAGGTTGACAAACAAAATATCAATCATGCATTCCCTGGATTATGTTAGATGAAATAGCCATATTTTTCAGTTGACTTACCTAGCaatggaagaaaaaaaattgtCTGGAGCACTGCAGCAaaaccttgagcaaggcacttatccATAGCAACTTAAAGGAGCAATTGGGGTTAAGAGcacctgctaaatgactcaaatgtcaattGCATTCCCCCCCAAAATTCTAAATTCCTCTACAAAGCCTCATACTGTATTGTCTCTCTtccccctatatatatatatcaggtaagttgactgaacacATTCTGATTTACatcaacgacctggggaatagttaaagAGGGGGGataaatgagccaattggaagctggggatgattaggtggccatgattgtatgtgggccagattgggaatttagccaggacaccggggttaacacccctactcttacgataagtgccatgggatctttagtgaccacagagagccaAGACatccgtttaacgtcccatccgaaagacggaacactacctttcaaaagtttggggtcacttagaaatgtccttgtttttgaaagcagCACATTTTTAGTCCATTAAAATTACATCGAATTGATCAATGCAGGGTAGaccttgttaatgttgtaaattactattgtagctggaaactggagattctttatggaatatctacataggagtgatggttgctgataaatgggcctgtgttccaatggcaagttgtgttagctaatccaagtttataattttaaaaggctaattgatcattagaaaccccttttgcaattatgttagcacagctgaaaactgttgtgctgattttaaagaagcaataaaactggccttctttagactagttgagtatctggagcgtcagcatttttgtgtgtttgattacaggctcaaaatggctagaaacaaagatctttcttctggaactcgtcagtctattcttgttctgagaaatgaaggctattccatgcaagaaattgccaagaaactgaagatctcatacaatgctgtgtactagtcccttcacagaacagtgcaaacgggctctaaccagaatagaaagaggagtgggaggccccggtgcacaactgaacaagaggacaagtacattagagtgtctagtttgagaaacagacacctcacaagtcctcaactgacagcttcattaaagagtacccacaaaacaccagtctcaatgtcaacagtgaagaagtgactctgggatgctggccttacatttaacattacatttaagtcatttagcagacgctcttatccagagcgacttacaaattggaaagttcatacatattcatcctggtccccccgtggggaatgaacccacaaccctggcgttgcaagcgccatgctctaccaactgagccacacgggaccttctaggcagagttgcaaagaaaaagccacgcaccattggaacacaggagtgatggttgctgataatgggcctctgtacgcctatgtagatatttcataaaaataaaataaaaagccgtttccagctacaatagtcattttcaacattcacaatgtctacactgcatttctgatcaatttgatgttattttaaaattaacttttttgttgttgttgcttttctttcaaaaacaaggacatttctaagtgaccccaaacttctgaacggtagtgtataaccATAAtaagccatttagcagatgctttcatccaaagcaacttagtcatgcgtgcatacattttacccatgggtggtcccaggaatcaaacccatcctggcattgcaagcgccatgctcttccaactgagctacagaggaccactatCTTTGTTGCTTAAAAAATGTCCAatacagccatttttatctcaatatcaaataaattCTGCTAGGactggctgggtttgagtgaggaggggaaaactgaaaccTAGCCtctattggcagagaggtttagaactctttcttattggtctgttaactaatttaccgccagGTGATATCATCAGGCAGACCAGaactccatcccaccacaacAGGCTGAAATGTCAGGTGGTCTATTACACTAAAATTGCATTATCACatttttcacagtattattccaacctcaggaaatatatataaaacacaggaaactcacatttgactgcactgggcctttaacaatGCTTTTTCTGTCTGTACCTGACTTGTTGCCCCTACCCTGGGCATAGTTTACTTCAAAATCTTCACCACTGAGGTGGTATGAAGAACCCCGATGTGAAAAACATTAGTGATTAGTAAAAATAGTGGAATtagcggtttgccttcaaaataagtCTGCCACTGAAACTGATGCAAACAGATACAAATAATGGAATCATGCCACAATTGGGCTCACTAGAAAATGCTAAACAAGGTCAGAATGTCGTTACATAATTAATGCACAAATTTTACAATAAAGACATGCAAAATGTATTAACTGTAACCAATttaagggctcctgagtggtgcagcggtctaaggcactgcatctcagtgcaagaggcataaatccaggatgtatcacatccggccgtgaatgggagtcccatagggcggtgcacaattggtccagcgccGTCCaagtttggccgtcattgtaaataataatttgttcttaactgacttgcctagtaaaataaatttCATTTTTTGAGATGTGGGGCAAGCAGAAACTAATTATAGCATAATAAATTAAGTTGTACCCTTTGTAATAATACTAAACCTTAGTACAACATCTAGAGACCTCACCAACAAATGTTTGCCTTTTGGTATTCAAGCGAACGCAGGGCAGGGAAGGGAATAGAACCCAAGTCACTGATGTGAAAGGCAAACACCATCCACATCGCACCAATAGGGTTGACATACTTGGTGGGAATAGTAACGGTGGCTCAGAATGGTCCCattatcccaactgttacacCGAGAAGATTTAACGACCGCTAGTTAAGTAAACTGCCATTTTCGTCCTCATGCTAACATGTTGTGTTGAgcaacaaaggagctgattggaAAGGCAGTTTCAGTCAAAATGGCTGCTGTGGCTTCTGCTACATAGCATGAGGACGAAAATGACAGTTTTTCGGAGAAACAGACAGCGGTGGTTTGAGATGTCCGTCTTGCCGGTTAATTTTGTGTACATTATTTCACTTATGTGTTGCCTGGATGTTGCATTGGGACTCAGCATTTCCTGTTCGCCTGTGCTTTGAATGCGTAACAGTTCTCTACGCCACATATTTCAAACAAATCACGTTTCGATTTTGAACATGCGCTGTGTATTGTCAAATGGAAAGAACAACAACCTGCCAATGGAAAGGAACTTCCTTAAAAATCCGTCAAGAGACAAAGAAGAGGCAAAGCAAACTCCCACTACCATACAAAGGCTTTGACAGGTGAAGCAAGCacacattttcttcaggaaatgtGCATATTCTATTTTAGTCAATTATAGGGCCCTATAAAACCCAATAGATTATCACCCAAATGCAGCTTGATTTTACCAGGGTTGGCATTTTTCAGATTCACTCTTAATTTCATTTAACAATAACAAAAGTAGATGTTCTAAGTACACAATAAGTATTTAACCACATCAGA includes these proteins:
- the ercc6l gene encoding DNA excision repair protein ERCC-6-like; the encoded protein is MDNSKHLIAKMSEKLEKSLSMDTEEMETYQRYIKDGKDAARQGNMTKSLELFKLAHDIHPGDKLWSRIKKLQEAIKEMAQQGSESDDEDFVNVNNSGLMLFKEIYDKLYDHQQEGVAFLYGLHRDGRQGGILADDMGLGKTIQVISFLSGMYDADLVKHTLLIMPTSLIKNWTKEFAKWTPGMRVKEFHGTSKVERNRNLEKIQRRGGVIITTYQMLITNWELLSSYNGREFKWDYVILDEAHKIKTSSTKTAKSAHAIPARNRVLLTGTPVQNNLREMWALFDFACQGALLGTSKTFKTEYESPITRAREKDATPGEKALGLKMSENLMAIINPYFLRRTKAEVQRKTQNRVIACEKDLENKVPSSGGGGGGAEMPNLTRKNDLIIWTYLSSVQEEIYNQFLSLDNIKELLMTTRSPLAELNILKKLCDHPRLLSARAVAQLGLEEGTSANYHDDENESAAHRIDNISDKTLISESGKMMFLISLLESLKEEGHRTLVFSQSRKMLDILERVLVNKRFKIVRLDGTVTHLTERERRIQMFQTNKQYSVFLLTTQVGGVGITLTAANRVVIFDPSWNPATDAQAVDRAYRIGQTENVVIYRLITCGTVEEKIYRRQVFKDSLIRQTTGDKKNPFRYFSKQDLKELFTLQDTRSSSTQLQLQSLHSRQRLTDPKLDEHIAQLHSMEMFGISDHDLMFSHEVENNEDDPEDQEAHKYIENRVQKAQELMKVESELQQQLAERIESNTEPAHLRKPPQHNTIGSTEKKPKYEKPSPSYPSHNHNFNSPVLVDLTHSGSSDEEDIHNLSNKFIDLAVDESIEIIGHTVTFATEEQFIKSNHLSPIDKSLEVLLDGEPIYTSAQEILDVSSEAKDDIVAVGYVTSEVEQDNQPNGNGSPQWQNLSLHQDLTMDQKISPVKSQKNQRLSMLLQMSNKSLESHAETSSKVDELESFEGNFNLQLEDSASDMFPEEESESIVGNSGFQLEMDVSLNADDKPSVTGAVEQNGADVHVNSPVSEADDTVDNSFITSFKKKKKVLIYNSEEDDIDEDERPHLMNRKLDEEFHGIGSSTPKSVKSGSISFKTRKSFGVNTSVASRRSFVDSVIEHVEDLDEDMEAEVLQVHTDDASEESEVTGSCEVTGSCEASEVTGFHESLMEEEPTGETLNTENEEESEEGGSEPMHVEESEMGEEEESSLEESTGDHELVSSERMDQCASGKDSTLQTVECVNNNNRDSSAMTEEKMYENYVENGKQSFSEGKLDDALNFFLKAIDIKSGDPEIQLMTIKLYRRLGQRGKKVKYF